The genomic interval tagataaaaattacatgataatataaataaaatacatcgaagaatttattatttcgggTCATTTTCAGtaactaaaaaattagaattaacgATAAAGATTGTGTAATGCTCGGCGGCGTATTACCTCAAAACGATCTCGCgtgattgtttatttatatggaTTTATatcatctataaatttttatctaattttcttACGTGTTTACGCTCGTATAAACTCGTTTTCATAAAcatgtatttgtattattctgagccttttttatttttaattttaatattaattttgtattttttgaaattcttttatcttttgttcTACAGTAAAAACTTGtgctaaatcaataatttaatcattgtaATTTACCTTACAAGATGAGAAATCATCGGTGTACCACGACTTACAGGAAACTTAACTTTCGGACATAAATTTGCAATCTGCGTTTGTAATCCTGCATTATAAAGCTTTCCACTtccgtgtaaaaatatttcaatattcggTTTGTAAAAACATTGATATAGACCGACATTTGTTATTGTTGTTTCCAAGGAATTATTAAGAATGTATTGTAGAATGTCATGCGGCACTATCTCAATCGTCACTGCGTCGTTTGGAATAACACACACAGATTCTGAGAATAATACCGGGGCTAGTAGatgatttgtataatattttgctagaCATGAGTCTGAGGATGCGTTGAACCagttataagatttatttaaaacattcaatTTCCACTTTGAACTTGAAGATGTTTTCCGTGGTAATATTTGAGTCAAGTATTCCAAAAGTTTAATTCTTGCAGGCTCGACGTAACGACTATGAAAAGGTATATGTCCACaggaaatttcttttacagaAATGTTGTCATTCTAtcagaataagaaataaactttattatttatttaattcaacataGTTATAagcatgataaatttatttatactatttgaatattttcaaacctGTAGCTTAGCCAGGAATTCTCTTACAGACTATGTTGGTCCACTCACGATAGAATTATGTGAATTATTGTAACAAGCTATATCAATATCCAATGAACACATATTCTTCAAAGTTTTGAAATCAACATTAATTTCAGCCATTAAACCATGTGTTATTTTTGACTTAAGAAATGTCAAGCCAGCATAATATGCCAACGTGATCGTTTCTTCGGCCGTCAAATACCCATCGGCATATCCACAAATCAACTCACCAATGGAATCACCCATTATAATATCAGGAGTTATACCAATACTTGTTAAAAGATCAACTGTTCCAATctgcaatatattaattttttctttttatattcttcttttgaataatattataaaatattgtaaatttagttttttgcatattattatgtatatctgAAAAGCTCTTCTTAACttcaattcttttataaaaatttttacttttttatgatttttaaagataaaacttcacaaaaatatgataatataaaaaacatctcgcgatatataaacaatatattttatttatacatacaaatacgTTCATACCTGCAGTCCAGTGAGGCCTACAAATAAGTTAACTACGTTGTCAACAATATGTGTgtcttcatttattaaaatatctgtgACAAATATACTATGAGGTCTTAAGACAGTATCGCATTTATGGATTGCTCTTGTAAATACtggaaatttcattaaagCTCGAcctatcaatatttaaaaaatatatattattgcataatattgtTGACACGAGCGttgtttcaaataatgtaatacatattttaatggttctaaacatacataaataaaattgttgaaagttTTGTTGTGCCTCCGGGAGGGGGCACAGGATTTTTCAGGATTCGTTCAGGGAAGGCCGGGGACACGACGGACAGTGGCctctgtttattttaataatgtttttaattgcttACTTTCTtcgttttattgtaataaataacagtttaaaagaaatcaatgGTTTGGTATTTTGTCACTGCTCTCTGCGGACGTTATGTCGCTTGCGTTTAGTATCGGTTAAagtgagagagcggtatctctcgtatacaggtagtctgatacgcgtaGACTTATCTGCGGCGCGCAtatatctcttagttattcgtgcatctcgttctatttaataactgcCCGTGACGATTATTACTCGTTAGGATCTTTTTTACGACTGCCCGTGACGACTATTACTCCTTAGGATCTgatcaacgactgcccgtcgcttcatcgcggcgggtgctgttCTTCCCCTCGAACTGCATGATTCTTCGGAGGGgatcccttagcaacatgaccaaatatggttatgttgctgaattcgcgttttagtgcaggcgaggaagttcaaagtcgaatttcctcgcttgaacttttagcaattcggcgacacctttccggtgcgtctccgagagcgctttccggtttcgcgttcgcgctcggtctcgggcgcgcgtggctcgctgcgtcagcggctcgcgcgattatcgcttcggtcgcgatgcattcctgcatcaatataattatatgtatatatattgtatattcattaattaaatatatagctttttctggggctataacagtttttttattttacatgtgcTTCCTTGgtggaaataattttagaatttctcACACAAAAATTACTCaaaaactacaattttttataatacaattataactttttagatttttacgtaatttttacgCCAAACCACGTGATTTGGGTCACCTTTATAGTTTTTCATTTTACGTAGAAAGTTATGAAATTTTCTACaactacattatatattttaatcaaaaaaaattgtagtttttcactttttcattcatttggacatatttatttgtttaattgtccaaaaatcaatttaatatacatgtatgaatTATTTGTATGGGGATTGTACCAGAAATTAGACTGATAGAAATAATccttacaatattattagttatattttgcaaGTTTTATAGTTGcttatgagaaaaatttgaaaacagctgtacataataataatcacgtCCGGCATAGtggtaagaaaattaaatataattaaaataacttactTTTGTAACTTATTACATcggtcataaaaatatttgtgaaatgtTGTAGAAAGTTGTggataattgtaatttttacaataatctacaacttttataatttatattactcataaaaatattcgttgtaagtaaaaaattgtaaatatttttacgacttattattaaattttagtacagaaaaaaaattaaaatacgtttctttttcttttgctgACATTTACgattagtaaaaattaatgtaagtGTGCTGAAAACtaactttttaacattaattgactttattttccattttttcttattgaaatTAAGCAATTTCACAATTTCTTTTGCCCTATAAAAACATGGTAGCcactatgaaaaaaaatcttatagcTATTTggcaattttttgttaaattcaaTGTACttcaaagtataaaaaaatgtgaagaacaaatttttgttgtttttcCACACAATTGTTTTCTGagtcaaaacaaaaaaagaaaaatcgataatttttacgttattttcatccatttataatttatagcatatttatatgtttgttaagaaaatttgataattgtaTCATTGGAGCAAAGTTTCAGCTTTAAGAATCTTTCTTGCTCATTGCGGTACTTACGATGATTTTTGACGGAGTTATGAGCGATCAAATTCaaaatgcttattttttatttaatcgatgATAACTCGGTAAAAAAAGTCGTagacaaactttaaaaaataattttgtaggaAAAACTTTAAGCTTTCACAttagaaagttaaaaattttcacagATTTGTTAGACACATGACAGGCCCataaagtgagaaaaaaatttcgcatTTTGCCCAGCTCGTAGTTTcttacatgtaaaattacaaacttaaaaaattacaaacataaaaataatactaagcTTTCGAAAGTAGAGATTTCAaactttaaaactattatttttaatttaaatttcgttgtgtgtgtgtgtgtttatttataaaaatacgtaaattttgttgcaaaattatttccattAGGGTACCAATAGTATCGTTactatattttagtttatatcaAAATCTAGTTATACtcaataaatgtaattcaaagaattacaaaatttgcaaactaaaaatattataactgttaattttttatagtctAACACATTGTAAACAAATAtgttatatcttaataattgttagattttacattgtaatatgatgtgtgtgtgtgtacgtgtgtctctgcgcgcgcgcgcacttGTGCGTGTGGTTTACTTACCCATGTTGAAAGACTGAGATCCAATTCCAGAAAATACGAAGCAAATCGGTCTTTTTGTACATACGTTGcgttctattttaataattgcgtAATCGGAGAGTTTAGATCCAACAATTATATATCCTCTGTAAGGATGACCTTTTATATTGTCGCTATGAATATGATGTAGCAGAGAGATATATTCTACATCTATTGGCCGATTGTGTACCTATAGACATATcaaatatgtaacaattatctttatcttattgttaatagcATATTTTggaagttaaataaaattaagaatttattagtACAAGGTGTATCAGAGCGCTCGCATcaggtgttttttttttttttttcgaaaaccaagagttttatagaaaaatgttttgtttcttACAAAAGTTTTGTAACTTCAAAAGGGACGGAAAATGATGCCATTAGTTTGACTTTGAGTAAGTTTCAAGATTATGTGAAGATTAACctagtttttaaattcaactattctaatttttttatataaatcgattttttgcaatatttgacgtaaaattttaaaaagatataatgaaCAAATTTGTATggtttacaagatatttaatactttaatgtgatataattttacgtaaattatgaaatatttcgtaaaacattcatttttcaattatttttgtctcaatacttttttatgtGTAGAATAaggagataaattaattaaggtaaaaaaagcattagttatttttaagaaataatatgaatttataatgagtaattacattatatttttttgcacttgattatgatttttttaaataaattaatttcctaGAATATTCtgcataagaaattataaaggtGTTatgtgctaaaataaatattttttttaggtgtattttatagtttatgtaaaattatgtcaaattaaagtataaaatatttcgtaaaatataaaaagtataaaaatctcgtaattattaaattttagccATCACActgttataactttttatgcagaatattgcgaaatcgatttatataaaaactcaGGGtagtttcatttaaaaaaactatgttGACTTTCATATAACGTGTACTCTCAAAGTCAAACTATCTCTACCTTTTTTTCGTTTCAAGCCAaacaatttttgtctgaaacatttttttctaaaacccCATGATTTCCAGACATTTGATTGTCAAAGacaatattagtatttgaaaatgttatttaagttatttaagaggttagaaaaaaatttgttttctcaGTAATACTTTCATGAATATAACATGAGTAAAATATGGCAGATTATTGTTCGATTTTCGTGTAGCAAATAGCTTGAAAGATGACCTGATTCGTCCACACTGATTTTTTATGGAATCCTGCGGTCCGTCATCCCGTCATCCCCGTAGACAGTATTGATTGAAACTGTCTAATTACTCCCGAGAAACAAATTGACATATTGTTTCGGTGACCGTGtcaaatgttaatataatgtacTCACGTTAACAGTTTCAATGAATGCTGTCTATGGGGATGACGTGATAACGGACCGCAGGACTTCATTAAAAATCAGTGTAGACGAATCTAGGTCATCTTTCAAACTATTTGCTACACGAGAATCGAACAATAATCTACCACATTTTACGTCATATACTCATGTTCATCAATACACTGCGTCATTTCATAcaagattattttgtattgaAGAGAATCTCGGCGGAGATAGAAACGTACGTATGCGCACTGTAAATTAGTATCAAGATGTCACTCAAGTTTTGGTTTTCTTCGCCACGTGTATACTCAATATTAGTtacaaaatatagttattacttttctgcacaatttttttactgtaataaGATTGATACCTTTATGCTTTAACCGCCAATTATTACGAGCGTCTTTTAAAATCGAGGagcgtttctctttctttaatttattatctattcggtaaatttcaatataaatattcatataaattttatattgatatacattttttttagcaataattatattagcgACGCAAACAGTTTTATTacctattaaataaatattgatatatgttCCTTTAACGACATGATATGTCGTAACGGAAATTTCAACACTTTAATTTCTACACTTGATTAAGAACATCTGACCAGAATTTCCGCAATTGTTTGTAAAATTCTATTGATATAATGTTTGAGATTAAATGTAGAAATTGAAGAGTGTTAAAATTTCCATTACAacatgtattaatattgttaaaggaacatttattgatatatatttaataggcaatacttgtatatataactGTTTGAGATGCTATTTATCActaaaacatttatacaaatattcacattgttattataaaaatctatcaaaATCCCATCATTTATTCTTGGACACTCTGTAAAAACATCTTTGGAACATTCTACATATATGAATGGCCCAGATGCCAAGTAGTGTAAGTTCAGTCAAACTCGATTTCgaataattagattattaagatataaacaATGTGATCTCTCGTCAATCATAAATGCACTGATTAAGCTCACATTTATCGTCAAATGTCTCTAAATGTGtctttatacatgtatttatttatttaaaggcACATATTTAGCGATAAATGTAAGCTTAGTCCCAGTAAACGCTAGGTATTCCTGAAATATTCCATTCGTATTCCAAAAGTTCTGTATACCCTGGAATAGTAGAGAAATGTTCATAAAACGTccaaataattgtaaaatattcacaattttCTATGAACATTACCTTTACGTGTATTAAGGAACATTTAGTGTaaactttgatatatatataaaactgttgAAAATGATCATACCGACACACAATACACGGTCTTTATTACACTGTGCCATCTATAACTCGGTATAGATGCAACCTTTactatattcaatatatacattCCTTCACCTTCTTAACACACACTGTCTACCTATCGTTtcactttatattaattgaataataaaccTAATATAAAGGAATCGGTTTATTTCATCTGCCTTGATCTTTGACGATCCCCGCCTTATCAGGTTATGGGCCCAGGTCTAGAACGCTAAAAGAGATAAGCAAAACCAAAACCAGAATACTAACAAAATTGAGGTTAGGAACGTGCTGCAAAAATGCGCAAATTTGACGAGGATCGAGACTCTCAGTAAGGAAAATTACGATACTTGGAAGATGCGGATGGAAGCTCTTTTAATCAAAAACGATGCATGGACGTATGTCAACGGAGAATATGAAAAACCGCCACTTATAGAAGGTGACGTTAACTCGGAAGCTCAGATCAAAACATGGATCAAAAACGACAACAAGGCAAGATCGGATATCATTTTATCAATTAGTTCTTCAGAGCTGAAACAAAGAAAAGGATGCACAACTTCTCGCGAAGTATGGCAAAAGCTGGAAAGCATTTATCAATCGAAAGGACCGGCAAGGAAAGCTACACTATTAAAACAACTGATCCTACAGCGCATGGAAGACGGAGGTGACGTGTACGAATATACACGTAAGTTTTTCGATATCGTCGATAAATTAAACGAAATGGAAGTAGAGATTAACCCGGATCTATTATCGATCATGTTGCTATATAGCCTACCGCCAAGTTTCCAGAATTTTAGATGCGCCATAGAAACTCGCGACGTACTTCCAACGCCGGAGATacttcatattaaaataacgaaGGAAAGCGACGCTCGCAAAAGCGATTCGCACACTGTGATGCAGAATGCCATGGTCGCAAACAAACGGAATCAAACGCGTCGAAATCAAGATAACGAAAAAGGctggaaaaataaatctaaaagtgAACCCTTCAAATTTCAGTGCCATCGCTGCAGGAAGTTCGGTCACAAAGCCGTCGACTGTCGCAGTAAAGACGAAAATTGCCGTAGTAAAGACGAAAAAGGTCAACCTTATGCGAAGAAGACCGAGGACGTTTGTTTATATGCCTCCGAAGAATCGTCTACACAAAATGTCGCATTACGGacggaaattaaaaatcgccAAGAAGCGTGGTGCTTAGATAGTGGAGTAACTTCCCATTTTTGTAAGAAATCTGACAGTTTCGTAGAAACGGTTGACTCAGCACATATGCGATTAAACTTGGCGAATAACGCCTCGACAGAAATAAAGGCAAAAAGGACGGCTACTTTCTCGACAAATGTATTCGGAAAACGGACGAATATCAAGCTGAGTGACGTACTGCACGTACCAGCTTtacgtacaaatttattatctgtaGGCAAAATTACGGAAAATGACTACGACGTAATTTTCAAAAGGGATCAAGCCCCAATCGATCGAGATGGAAATGTAAAGTTAGTCGCAAAAAGGCACGAtggattatattatgtttacgAAAATTATCATCACGAATGCAACGTAATATCAGAATCCCCGAAGAAATCGTCAAATTCATTAATGACGTGGCATAATCGTCTCGGACATCTGAatgttaaagatataatagacGCTCAACGTAACGAGATTATGAAaggattaaatttgaaaaacgaCGACGCCAAGTTTACTTGCGATATTTGCCTCCAAGGAAAAATGGTAAGATCTCCATTCCCAAAGAAATCTGAAAGAGAATCGGAATCACTCGAAATCGTACACTCGGATATATGTGGTCCAATGCGAGTGGAATCAAATGGAAAGGCAAAATACTATGTTACATTCATAGATGATAACACGAAATGGTGCGAAGTACGCTTTCTGAAATCCAAGGACGAAgttctacaaaaatttaaagaattcaaAAACTTGGTCGAAAatcaaaaaggaaaaagaattaaGTATTTACAATCTGACAATGGCACCGAATACAAATCCAATGAATTCGACAATTTTCTGAAGGAACATGGCATCGCAAGAAGATTCAGCATCGCTTACAATCCAGAGCAAAATGGTATCGCAGAAAGAAAGAACAGAACCTTGAACGATATGGCAAGGTGTCTCCTGATACTCAACAGCTAACTACATTAGAAACCGATGCCCTACCAACAGCTTAAATGGAAAAACTCCATATGAAGCCTGGACCGGAAAGAAGCCAAATGTAAGCTACTTCAGAGAATTTGGATGCAGAGTCTTTAGCTTGAATACGAAACCCGGAAAAGGAAAATTCGATCCTAGAAGCAAAAGTGAAATATTCCTCGGTTATTCGGAAGATTCAAAAGGATACAGAGTATGGATACCCTCCGAGAAGAAGATCGAAATTACACGCGacgtaaaatttctaaaaatgtcAGAAGTTGAATCGCAGAATTATAAGGAATTCACTCCGGAAAACAGCAGTAAAGAAATCAACCACTCGAATGGCAATGACGTCATCATTGAAGCAAACCCTTTGGAAGAGATTGACGAACCGGTACTTCTCGATCGAGCAGTACAGGAAGACGTGGCACAGAAGGAAGCATTACCCGACACTCCTAGGAGAGCGCCCGGAAGACCAAAAATCGAACGTACTGGACTCAGAGGGAGACCGCGGAAActgttcaatttaaaatatgcggaaaatattgaaacaacAAAACCTGAATACGCATTTCTTTCAGAAATACCAATTAAAACAGCACTATCCGGTGCGGACGCCAATGAGTGGCTCGACGCAATGGCCACAGAAATGAAATCTATTATCAAAAATGATACCTGGCAAATGGTAGAACGATCCGAAAATACAGAAGTAATAGGAAGCCGCATAGTACTCCGAAACAAATTCAACCCCGACGGAacaatagagagaaaaaaggctCGCATAGTAGCCAAGGGATTTGCTCAACGTCCGGGAATACACTTCCATCAAACTTTTGCACTAGTAGCTCGTATGAGCTCAGTTCGGTTGCTAGTAGCGCTTGCAGTTCaccataaaatgttaattcatCAATTGGACATAACAACTGCATACTTAAATGGAAGAATTCAAGAGTCTATATACATGGAGCCACCCAATTACATCATCGAATCCCTGGAAACATTAAttgaaaaggaaagaaagggTAGTAAATTATACGAGAAAGCAAAATCGATGTTACAAGAATTGAATACGAAAAACAAAGTCTGTCATTTAAAGAAATCATTATACGGTCTTAGACAAGCCGGAAGAAATTGGCACGCCACCCTGGACAAAGTACTGAGAAAATACGGCGCCACTCCATCGAATGCTGACCCATGTGTATATCGCATCGGAAAG from Anoplolepis gracilipes unplaced genomic scaffold, ASM4749672v1 Contig20, whole genome shotgun sequence carries:
- the LOC140675684 gene encoding fatty acid synthase-like, whose product is MGRALMKFPVFTRAIHKCDTVLRPHSIFVTDILINEDTHIVDNVVNLFVGLTGLQIGTVDLLTSIGITPDIIMGDSIGELICGYADGYLTAEETITLAYYAGLTFLKSKITHGLMAEINVDFKTLKNMCSLDIDIACYNNSHNSINDNISVKEISCGHIPFHSRYVEPARIKLLEYLTQILPRKTSSSSKWKLNVLNKSYNWFNASSDSCLAKYYTNHLLAPVLFSESVCVIPNDAVTIEIVPHDILQYILNNSLETTITNVGLYQCFYKPNIEIFLHGSGKLYNAGLQTQIANLCPKVKFPVSRGTPMISHLVRWNYSEDWYTYHYSGQRKLTKG